The following are from one region of the Rosistilla carotiformis genome:
- a CDS encoding site-2 protease family protein yields the protein MLPLFVLLTAMPDGSLAMRLAILFSVFGCVLLHELGHAMMARLFGVGTRDITLYPIGGVARLDRMPRSPLAEGAIALAGPAVNLVIAALLVPLLLLASGSIASTFLMSMIYINIALIVFNMLPVFPMDGGRVFRAFLGAFFPYVRATQIAASVGQVLAIGMGVVGLFTDGMLIFIAIFAYFAARAELAMVQREAMATEPQNAYDSWSDPQPRPQAAKASTGPARRSYVLLDRNGQKIASY from the coding sequence TTGCTCCCTTTATTTGTCCTTTTGACCGCGATGCCCGATGGATCGCTGGCGATGCGCCTGGCAATCCTCTTCTCGGTCTTTGGATGTGTCCTGTTGCACGAACTGGGGCATGCCATGATGGCGCGTCTGTTTGGCGTCGGCACCCGCGACATCACGCTCTATCCGATCGGCGGTGTCGCTCGCCTGGACCGCATGCCGCGCAGCCCGTTGGCCGAAGGTGCAATCGCGCTGGCTGGACCTGCCGTGAATCTTGTCATCGCCGCTCTGCTGGTGCCGCTGCTGTTGTTGGCCAGCGGATCGATCGCCAGCACGTTCCTGATGAGCATGATCTACATCAACATCGCCCTGATCGTCTTCAACATGCTGCCCGTCTTCCCGATGGATGGTGGTCGCGTCTTCCGAGCGTTCCTTGGCGCGTTCTTCCCCTACGTTCGCGCGACGCAGATCGCGGCGTCCGTCGGGCAAGTGCTTGCGATCGGGATGGGCGTGGTCGGATTGTTCACCGACGGGATGCTGATCTTTATTGCGATCTTCGCTTATTTTGCCGCCCGCGCCGAACTGGCGATGGTGCAACGCGAAGCGATGGCAACCGAGCCCCAGAACGCCTACGACAGTTGGTCCGATCCGCAACCGCGGCCACAGGCGGCTAAGGCTTCGACGGGCCCCGCTCGCCGTTCTTATGTGCTGTTGGATCGCAACGGGCAAAAGATTGCAAGTTACT
- the rplS gene encoding 50S ribosomal protein L19 — MSQQVMDLVEKTCLKSDVPQFDIGDTVDVHTKILEGAKERIQVFTGVVIARSGSGTREMFTVRRMVAGEGVERKFPLHSPRVEKVEVKRSSVVRRAKLYFLRDRVGKAVRLKERRRS; from the coding sequence ATGAGCCAACAAGTCATGGACCTCGTCGAAAAGACGTGTCTTAAATCCGACGTTCCTCAATTCGACATCGGCGACACCGTCGATGTTCACACCAAGATTTTGGAAGGTGCGAAAGAGCGCATCCAGGTCTTCACCGGCGTTGTGATCGCACGCAGCGGATCGGGAACTCGTGAGATGTTCACCGTCCGTCGCATGGTCGCTGGCGAAGGTGTGGAACGCAAGTTCCCACTGCACTCGCCACGCGTTGAAAAGGTTGAAGTGAAGCGTAGCAGCGTCGTTCGTCGCGCCAAGCTGTACTTCCTTCGCGATCGCGTCGGCAAGGCAGTTCGTCTGAAAGAACGTCGCCGCAGCTAA
- a CDS encoding SDR family NAD(P)-dependent oxidoreductase, with protein MNAVSSNRQVALVTGASTGLGFAIAQRFAAAGFDVVIVGRDRERTESAASQIAGDARTVAMVCDVIDRQQVDRLIDDVQQQFGRLDVLVNNVGLSDRGLIQALDADRLNDLFNANVFSALNCSQAALPLLAQSGGQIVNIGSLAAKVAPRYLGGYAAAKHALAAITQQLRLESRVLGVNVILISPGPIRRDDAGYRYKDRVGEDLPESANRPAGGARVKGLDPIYVADRILKACRKRSTDVLLPGYLRPIIAIGHLLPTLGDRILLWFTRSKD; from the coding sequence ATGAACGCAGTCTCTTCGAATCGCCAAGTCGCCCTCGTCACCGGTGCTTCCACGGGCCTTGGGTTTGCTATCGCCCAACGCTTTGCGGCCGCCGGTTTTGATGTGGTGATCGTCGGGCGAGATCGCGAGCGAACCGAATCGGCCGCCTCGCAAATCGCTGGCGACGCGCGGACCGTGGCGATGGTCTGCGATGTGATTGATCGCCAGCAAGTCGATCGCCTGATCGACGATGTCCAGCAACAGTTCGGGCGATTGGATGTGTTAGTCAACAACGTCGGGCTCAGCGATCGGGGACTGATCCAGGCCCTCGACGCAGACCGGCTCAACGACTTGTTTAACGCCAACGTCTTCTCCGCGCTGAATTGTTCGCAAGCTGCCTTGCCCCTGTTAGCTCAATCGGGCGGACAGATCGTCAACATCGGATCGTTAGCCGCCAAAGTCGCGCCGCGATATCTCGGTGGCTACGCTGCGGCGAAGCACGCATTGGCGGCGATCACGCAACAGTTGCGATTGGAATCGCGAGTCCTGGGGGTGAACGTGATCCTCATCTCCCCCGGTCCAATCCGCCGCGACGACGCGGGGTATCGCTACAAGGACCGCGTCGGTGAGGATCTGCCCGAGAGTGCGAATCGCCCCGCCGGCGGAGCGCGAGTCAAAGGACTCGATCCTATTTATGTGGCCGACCGGATCCTCAAAGCCTGCCGCAAACGATCGACCGATGTGCTGCTGCCCGGCTACCTGCGGCCGATCATCGCGATCGGCCATCTGCTGCCCACTCTGGGGGACCGGATCCTGCTCTGGTTCACTCGCAGCAAAGATTGA
- the trmD gene encoding tRNA (guanosine(37)-N1)-methyltransferase TrmD, whose product MRFDVVTLFPAIFDGYLTQSLLNKAIENQLVEIQCHNLRDWSTDDKHHKIDDRPFGGGPGMLIQAPPVVDCVEEIESNEARPARRILLSPQGRRFDQQLAEEFATEPRLMLLCGRYEGFDQRVIDILEPEELSVGDFVLNGGEVAAMVVIDAVVRLLPGVLGDEFSSFDDSFSRGNRMLEFPQYTRPREFRGHEVPEVLLGGNHQEIAAWRADQIQKRTAERRSDLL is encoded by the coding sequence ATGCGCTTTGATGTCGTGACCTTGTTCCCGGCGATCTTCGATGGCTATTTGACGCAAAGCTTGTTAAATAAAGCGATCGAAAATCAGCTGGTCGAGATCCAGTGCCATAACCTGCGAGACTGGTCGACCGACGACAAGCATCATAAAATTGATGATCGTCCTTTTGGTGGTGGACCTGGCATGTTGATCCAGGCGCCCCCGGTGGTCGATTGTGTTGAAGAAATCGAAAGCAACGAAGCTCGCCCCGCCCGGCGAATCCTGCTTTCCCCCCAAGGTCGACGCTTTGATCAGCAGTTGGCCGAAGAATTTGCGACCGAACCGCGACTGATGTTGCTGTGCGGACGCTACGAAGGGTTCGATCAACGAGTGATCGATATCCTGGAACCCGAGGAACTGAGCGTTGGTGACTTTGTGCTCAATGGCGGCGAAGTCGCCGCGATGGTTGTCATCGACGCGGTGGTCCGATTGTTGCCAGGTGTGTTAGGAGATGAGTTCAGTAGCTTTGACGATTCGTTCTCACGCGGGAATCGAATGTTGGAGTTCCCGCAATACACTCGACCAAGAGAATTTCGTGGCCACGAAGTGCCCGAGGTTTTGTTGGGTGGAAATCATCAAGAGATCGCCGCTTGGCGGGCAGATCAGATTCAAAAGAGAACAGCCGAACGTCGCAGCGACTTGCTCTGA
- the rpsP gene encoding 30S ribosomal protein S16, which produces MAVRIRMKKMGRAHRPFYRLCAVDQRTPRDGKVIEELGYYDTSVPETDARAILKGERINYWLGVGAQASDKCHVLIKKYGAEGTHLEKQREALQRMQAGRPAAAPKPAKPKAEAPAAEAAPAEAASEE; this is translated from the coding sequence GTGGCAGTTCGAATCCGAATGAAGAAGATGGGCCGTGCCCACCGACCGTTTTATCGTTTGTGCGCCGTCGACCAACGCACCCCTCGCGATGGCAAAGTGATCGAAGAGCTGGGCTATTACGACACCAGTGTCCCCGAGACCGATGCCCGCGCGATCCTTAAGGGCGAACGCATCAATTATTGGTTGGGCGTTGGAGCCCAAGCGAGCGACAAGTGCCACGTCTTGATCAAGAAGTACGGCGCCGAAGGCACGCACCTGGAAAAGCAACGCGAAGCACTGCAACGCATGCAAGCGGGTCGTCCTGCCGCGGCTCCCAAGCCAGCCAAGCCGAAGGCCGAAGCACCTGCTGCTGAAGCCGCACCTGCGGAAGCAGCCAGCGAAGAATAG
- the pyk gene encoding pyruvate kinase, with amino-acid sequence MSSDQAIGNQIGYLSQITPYTNGKPMKPQTYVNEIGYFGNQDPEHGSKGRRMSRPTPDEPCTKIVATIGPACSSVDQLANLIQHGVAVFRINSAHGSRASHQETLDNVRKASLQVGFPVGVLYDLAGPKIRLGTLACDPYHCETGSQVTLIRGEESSVDSELTSNYDKLLDELQVGDSVMLADGNVSLQVASVTADRVVCDVLAGGTIRSRQGINLPGVKLSISAMRRQDVDNAIWAAQEGVDFISLSFVRTAGDVESLKNLISTYESKAMVIAKIEKREAMEDLEAIVEAADGVMVARGDLGVEIDVAETPVAQKRIIRVCRDKLKPVIVATQMLESMHHSPRPTRAEASDVANAILDGADACMLSGETAIGEYSVEAVDMMFRIQQHTERELVGPSKSLIKTIDRAHPITSAVAYGATQIADSIQAKMLIVVTRTGGTAWVKSKQRSLIPTLGVSDNEDTLRRMSLFWGIKPLRVSQLDDTEKLFSEVSGWGCRGGHLSAGDRLVFVTGTGVMDSAHNLVVVHKVTSEEAKAAQK; translated from the coding sequence ATGTCATCAGATCAAGCAATTGGCAACCAAATCGGATACCTTAGCCAAATCACACCATATACCAATGGCAAGCCGATGAAACCGCAAACCTACGTGAACGAAATCGGATACTTTGGCAATCAAGATCCCGAACACGGCTCGAAAGGCAGACGCATGTCCCGACCGACCCCGGATGAACCTTGTACCAAAATTGTGGCGACGATTGGGCCAGCGTGCTCAAGCGTCGACCAGCTGGCCAATCTGATCCAGCACGGCGTCGCTGTGTTCCGGATCAATTCGGCCCACGGCTCTCGGGCTTCGCACCAGGAGACGCTCGACAACGTGCGGAAAGCCTCGCTGCAGGTCGGCTTTCCCGTCGGCGTACTCTACGATCTCGCCGGTCCCAAGATTCGCTTGGGCACCTTGGCGTGTGATCCCTATCACTGCGAAACCGGTTCCCAGGTGACGTTGATCCGCGGTGAAGAATCGAGCGTCGACAGTGAATTAACAAGCAATTACGACAAACTGCTCGACGAACTGCAGGTTGGTGACAGCGTGATGCTGGCCGACGGCAATGTCTCGCTGCAAGTCGCGTCGGTCACCGCCGATCGCGTCGTCTGCGATGTTTTGGCGGGCGGAACGATCCGCAGTCGCCAGGGGATCAATCTGCCTGGGGTGAAGTTGAGCATCTCGGCGATGCGTCGCCAGGATGTCGACAACGCGATCTGGGCCGCTCAAGAAGGGGTCGACTTCATCAGCCTCAGCTTCGTCCGGACCGCTGGCGACGTCGAATCGCTGAAAAACTTGATTAGCACTTACGAATCAAAGGCGATGGTGATCGCCAAGATCGAAAAACGCGAGGCGATGGAAGATCTCGAAGCGATCGTCGAAGCGGCCGACGGCGTGATGGTCGCCCGTGGCGATCTGGGTGTGGAGATCGACGTTGCCGAAACGCCAGTCGCCCAGAAGCGGATCATTCGCGTTTGCCGCGACAAGCTGAAACCCGTGATCGTCGCGACGCAGATGCTCGAATCGATGCACCATTCGCCTCGTCCGACACGAGCCGAAGCAAGCGACGTCGCCAATGCGATCCTCGACGGTGCCGATGCCTGCATGTTGAGCGGCGAGACGGCAATCGGCGAATATTCGGTCGAAGCGGTCGACATGATGTTCCGCATCCAACAACACACCGAACGAGAACTCGTCGGGCCTTCGAAATCGTTGATCAAAACGATCGACCGCGCACATCCGATCACGTCGGCGGTCGCGTACGGAGCCACCCAAATCGCCGATTCGATTCAGGCAAAAATGCTGATCGTCGTCACACGAACCGGCGGGACGGCATGGGTCAAAAGCAAGCAACGCAGCCTGATCCCAACGCTAGGCGTCAGCGATAACGAAGACACTTTGCGACGGATGAGCTTGTTCTGGGGGATCAAACCCCTCCGCGTGAGCCAACTGGACGACACCGAAAAGCTATTTTCAGAAGTCAGTGGTTGGGGCTGCCGCGGCGGACACCTGTCCGCAGGCGACCGTTTAGTTTTTGTCACCGGAACCGGCGTGATGGACAGCGCCCACAATCTGGTAGTCGTTCACAAAGTCACCTCCGAAGAGGCAAAGGCGGCTCAAAAATAG
- the ffh gene encoding signal recognition particle protein — protein sequence MFESLSDGLQSAFKSLRGKGKLTEANMRDGLKLVEQSMLEADVSYSVVQSFMEHVTEKAVGRRVLMSLRPGEELVKIVYDELVDILGPVDSSLHLKADGVTVIMMCGLQGSGKTTTCGKLSQLLKEQNIKPLLVAADLQRPAAIEQLRVIGRQLDVPVYAEEGANDPVKVCQAGVKQAQQQGARVVILDTAGRLAIDKELMDQLARIDKRVKPDQVYLVVDGMTGQDAVNSAGAFNEALELDGVVMTKLDGDARGGALLSVKHVTGVPIKFIGTGEHFDALEPFRPEGMTGRILQMGDMVAAAREAHRIVDESQREELEEKMKSGEMTLDDFKGLMEKVAKPGLMGKMMGLMPGMGQLKDLMNSEEAAGGIKQTIGAINSMTLEERRNPKIIDIARRTRIAKGSGVQASAITQLVKQFEQMKPIMQAMAGGGMGDRMQLMRQLQSSGALDGSNPGGLKMKKSTGKRLSAAERAKQKKQREKELRKMRRSK from the coding sequence ATGTTTGAATCGCTGTCCGACGGACTGCAATCCGCCTTCAAGAGCTTGCGTGGTAAAGGCAAGCTCACCGAAGCGAACATGCGCGATGGGCTGAAACTGGTCGAGCAATCGATGCTCGAAGCGGATGTCAGCTATTCGGTTGTCCAGTCATTCATGGAGCATGTGACTGAAAAAGCCGTAGGTCGCCGGGTGTTGATGAGCCTGCGACCAGGCGAAGAATTGGTCAAAATCGTCTACGACGAATTGGTCGATATCTTGGGCCCGGTCGATTCATCGCTGCACCTGAAAGCCGATGGCGTGACGGTCATCATGATGTGCGGCCTGCAGGGTAGCGGTAAAACGACGACTTGCGGAAAGTTGTCGCAACTGCTGAAAGAACAAAACATTAAGCCGTTGCTGGTCGCGGCCGATCTGCAACGCCCCGCGGCGATCGAACAATTGCGAGTGATCGGGCGGCAACTGGATGTCCCTGTCTATGCCGAAGAGGGGGCCAACGATCCGGTCAAAGTATGCCAAGCGGGCGTTAAACAGGCCCAACAGCAGGGGGCACGTGTCGTCATCCTCGATACGGCGGGTCGACTGGCGATCGACAAAGAATTGATGGATCAGTTGGCGCGGATCGATAAACGCGTCAAACCCGACCAAGTTTATCTGGTGGTCGACGGCATGACCGGGCAGGACGCCGTCAACAGTGCCGGTGCCTTCAACGAAGCCCTCGAACTCGATGGCGTTGTGATGACGAAACTCGATGGCGACGCCCGCGGTGGCGCGTTATTGAGTGTAAAGCATGTCACCGGCGTGCCGATTAAGTTCATTGGTACGGGTGAGCATTTTGATGCGTTGGAGCCGTTTCGTCCCGAGGGGATGACCGGCCGAATCCTCCAGATGGGCGACATGGTCGCCGCGGCGCGTGAAGCGCACCGGATCGTTGACGAAAGTCAACGCGAAGAACTTGAAGAGAAGATGAAGTCGGGCGAGATGACGCTCGATGATTTTAAAGGCTTGATGGAAAAGGTCGCCAAGCCGGGGCTGATGGGCAAGATGATGGGCTTGATGCCTGGCATGGGCCAGCTGAAAGACCTGATGAACAGCGAAGAGGCAGCGGGCGGAATCAAGCAGACAATCGGCGCAATCAACAGCATGACGCTGGAAGAACGCCGCAATCCAAAAATCATCGATATCGCCCGCCGCACCCGAATCGCCAAAGGTTCGGGAGTGCAAGCGTCGGCGATCACGCAATTGGTCAAGCAGTTCGAGCAGATGAAGCCGATCATGCAGGCGATGGCTGGTGGCGGGATGGGCGATCGGATGCAGCTGATGCGTCAATTGCAATCCAGTGGCGCGCTCGATGGGTCCAACCCGGGCGGCCTGAAGATGAAAAAATCGACCGGGAAGCGGCTGTCGGCCGCTGAAAGGGCGAAACAGAAAAAACAGCGTGAAAAAGAGTTGCGAAAAATGCGACGTTCAAAGTGA